One genomic segment of Methanolinea mesophila includes these proteins:
- a CDS encoding D-aminoacyl-tRNA deacylase produces MKIALISSLRDPGGTTIHNCLDDLTAGEPASAFPLYRHEVVSHRVGERLIYQDFIDRDMDADLIIFLSRHSSVNPVPVLTVHVTGNISAADFGGLPGSLPPAAPAWMQAVLRNLALRAPPGYRVAYEVTHHGPSELSTPSFFVEVGSTEKEWRDTTAGYAVAGSVLHAEPGDAVPLIGFGGTHYATRQTEIAITSRGAFGHIAHSREVGGISDDTVRRMAEQTGAVAAYIDKKALSSGEISRLDMIFAAIPLIRLSETELINMGDLSFPHYLGMREIAAGFSPDARLHLHRFGEDGSPVIVTIPEQLLFEAMKTGGKEWASAMDALPLAHISTPKKPVLPSFITTERNYARVLHDLISLCVATISKDQELAVDGEDLLIRRRRLDPRKARELGIPQGPMLGELMKGRPVTIGSTLITPGMVTTCEEKKIHIPGLRNYL; encoded by the coding sequence ATGAAAATTGCCCTGATAAGTTCCCTCAGGGACCCCGGGGGGACGACCATCCACAACTGTCTCGACGACCTGACGGCGGGCGAGCCCGCGTCCGCATTCCCGCTCTACAGACACGAGGTCGTCTCGCACAGGGTCGGAGAACGTCTAATCTACCAGGACTTCATCGACCGGGACATGGACGCCGACCTGATTATCTTCCTCTCCCGGCACTCGAGCGTAAACCCCGTACCGGTGCTCACGGTCCACGTGACCGGAAACATATCCGCCGCGGACTTCGGCGGTCTGCCCGGGTCGCTCCCGCCCGCCGCTCCCGCGTGGATGCAGGCGGTCCTGCGTAACCTCGCCTTACGGGCTCCTCCCGGGTACCGGGTTGCATACGAGGTCACCCATCACGGCCCGAGCGAACTCTCCACGCCCTCCTTCTTCGTGGAGGTGGGGAGCACGGAGAAAGAATGGAGGGACACGACCGCCGGATACGCAGTCGCCGGGAGTGTGCTCCATGCGGAACCGGGAGATGCCGTCCCCCTCATCGGGTTTGGAGGTACCCACTATGCCACCCGGCAGACCGAGATCGCGATAACGTCCCGGGGTGCCTTCGGTCACATCGCCCATTCCCGGGAGGTCGGCGGGATATCAGACGACACGGTCAGGAGGATGGCGGAACAGACCGGGGCCGTCGCGGCCTACATCGATAAAAAAGCCCTGTCGTCCGGGGAAATCTCGCGGCTGGATATGATATTTGCGGCGATACCGCTCATCCGGCTCAGCGAGACGGAACTGATCAACATGGGTGACCTTTCATTCCCCCATTATCTCGGAATGCGCGAAATTGCCGCCGGGTTCTCACCCGATGCACGCCTCCATCTGCACCGTTTCGGGGAAGACGGCTCCCCTGTGATCGTAACCATCCCCGAGCAGCTCCTCTTCGAGGCGATGAAGACCGGAGGGAAGGAGTGGGCCTCGGCCATGGATGCCCTGCCCCTCGCCCACATCTCCACACCCAAAAAACCTGTATTGCCGTCCTTCATCACTACGGAGAGAAATTACGCCAGAGTATTGCATGATTTAATAAGCTTATGCGTAGCAACCATTAGTAAGGACCAGGAGCTTGCAGTTGATGGGGAGGATCTTCTCATCCGCAGGCGCAGACTGGACCCCAGGAAAGCGCGCGAACTGGGGATCCCGCAGGGGCCGATGCTCGGGGAACTGATGAAAGGGAGACCGGTGACAATCGGGTCGACCCTCATCACCCCCGGGATGGTCACCACCTGCGAGGAGAAGAAAATCCACATCCCGGGACTGAGGAACTACCTATGA
- the ftsZ gene encoding cell division protein FtsZ — protein MRSIVEEALTKVRDEPFDVSKNNEDLDQILKELRTEIVVIGCGGSGSNTITRMKEEGIHGARLIAINTDAQHLIRTLADERLLVGRQRTRGLGAGSIPQIGEEAALENEQDIKRTVTGADMVFITVGLGGGTGTGTAPIVAKAARDEGALTIAIVTLPFTAEGAIRMENAEAGLERLRDVADTVIVVPNDRLLEVVPKLPLYAAFKVADEVLMRAVKGITELITMPGLVNLDFADVRTVMERGGVAMIGVGESDSEDKAADSVKKAIRSPLLDVDISGATAALVNVVGGPDMTMAEAEGVVQEVYNRIDPNARIIWGAQVDPEMQAKMRTMLVVTGVRSPQIYGRNEKIVPKVQKQFEIDFLK, from the coding sequence ATGAGATCTATTGTCGAAGAGGCACTCACGAAGGTGAGGGACGAGCCGTTTGATGTCTCCAAGAACAATGAGGATCTGGACCAGATTCTCAAGGAGCTCCGGACCGAGATCGTCGTGATCGGGTGCGGCGGAAGCGGATCCAATACCATAACCCGCATGAAAGAGGAGGGGATCCACGGGGCACGGCTAATCGCTATCAATACCGATGCCCAGCACCTCATCAGAACGCTTGCGGACGAACGGCTCCTTGTAGGGCGACAGAGGACACGAGGGCTCGGGGCAGGATCGATCCCCCAGATCGGGGAAGAGGCCGCCCTTGAGAACGAGCAGGACATCAAGAGGACGGTCACCGGCGCCGATATGGTCTTCATCACGGTCGGCCTCGGCGGGGGGACCGGGACCGGGACGGCGCCCATAGTCGCCAAGGCGGCACGTGATGAGGGGGCGCTCACCATCGCCATCGTCACCCTCCCGTTCACCGCGGAAGGCGCAATCCGGATGGAGAACGCCGAAGCGGGGCTGGAACGGCTGAGAGACGTGGCCGACACCGTCATCGTCGTGCCGAACGACCGGCTGCTCGAGGTTGTGCCCAAGCTCCCCCTGTATGCGGCGTTCAAGGTCGCCGACGAGGTACTCATGCGGGCGGTCAAGGGGATCACCGAGCTGATCACCATGCCCGGGCTGGTGAACCTGGACTTTGCCGACGTGCGGACGGTCATGGAACGCGGCGGCGTGGCCATGATCGGGGTCGGGGAGAGTGACAGCGAGGACAAGGCCGCGGACTCCGTAAAGAAGGCCATCCGGTCGCCCCTGCTCGACGTGGATATCTCGGGCGCCACCGCCGCGCTGGTGAACGTGGTGGGCGGCCCGGACATGACCATGGCAGAGGCGGAAGGTGTGGTCCAGGAAGTTTACAACCGCATAGACCCCAACGCACGGATTATCTGGGGCGCACAGGTCGATCCCGAGATGCAGGCGAAGATGCGTACCATGCTTGTCGTGACCGGTGTCCGGTCGCCACAAATATATGGGAGGAACGAAAAAATTGTCCCCAAAGTTCAGAAGCAGTTCGAGATCGATTTTCTGAAGTGA
- a CDS encoding protein translocase SEC61 complex subunit gamma, giving the protein MVEIAKPEIKFNVGEELFRKYWRVLKLARRPKRDEFQKIALVAAAGILIVGLIGFIIYELMLLLP; this is encoded by the coding sequence ATGGTAGAGATCGCAAAACCCGAGATAAAGTTCAATGTAGGGGAGGAGCTGTTCAGGAAGTACTGGCGGGTGCTCAAGTTAGCCCGCCGCCCCAAGCGTGATGAGTTCCAGAAGATCGCTCTGGTCGCAGCAGCCGGTATTCTGATCGTAGGCCTTATCGGCTTCATAATCTACGAGCTGATGCTGCTCCTGCCCTGA
- a CDS encoding transcription elongation factor Spt5, producing MEETLESSNNRIFAIKTTSKQERTVADNIKKAIESGATDVKVTAIIVPDELKGYVLVETPESLPRIEQLVEKVAHARTVVKGATSLAEVGHFLTPKPVVSGISEGTIVELIAGPFKGEKAVVKRIDTGKEEITVELYESVLPIPITVRGDAVRVVDKGEK from the coding sequence ATGGAAGAGACCCTGGAGTCCAGTAACAACAGGATATTCGCCATCAAGACCACTTCCAAGCAGGAACGGACGGTGGCGGACAACATCAAGAAGGCCATCGAGAGCGGGGCCACCGACGTGAAGGTGACCGCGATCATCGTCCCCGACGAGCTGAAAGGCTACGTACTAGTGGAGACCCCCGAGTCGCTTCCCCGGATCGAGCAGCTCGTGGAGAAGGTCGCCCATGCGCGCACCGTGGTGAAGGGTGCCACCAGCCTCGCGGAAGTTGGCCATTTCCTCACCCCGAAACCGGTGGTAAGCGGTATCTCCGAGGGCACCATCGTGGAACTCATCGCCGGCCCCTTCAAGGGGGAGAAGGCGGTGGTGAAACGGATCGATACCGGTAAGGAAGAGATCACCGTCGAGCTCTACGAGAGCGTGCTCCCTATCCCCATCACCGTCCGCGGAGATGCGGTGCGGGTGGTGGATAAGGGCGAAAAATAG
- a CDS encoding 50S ribosomal protein L11, translating into MAEVVEVLVPGGKATAGPPLGPALGPLGINVKAVVDEINKQTATFNGMQVPVKVVVDEKKAFTVTVGIPPTTALIKKEVKIEKGSPEPNMQIVGDLPIEAAVRIARMKQNDMLSYDLRNAVKEVVGTCVSMGVNVDGKRPKEALAAIDAGEYDKVLAE; encoded by the coding sequence ATGGCAGAAGTGGTCGAGGTTTTAGTACCAGGAGGCAAGGCAACTGCAGGTCCGCCGCTCGGACCGGCTCTTGGACCACTCGGCATTAACGTGAAGGCTGTTGTTGACGAGATCAACAAGCAGACCGCGACGTTCAACGGTATGCAGGTACCGGTGAAGGTAGTGGTCGACGAAAAGAAGGCCTTCACAGTGACCGTAGGGATACCACCTACCACGGCCTTGATCAAGAAAGAGGTCAAGATCGAGAAGGGGTCCCCGGAACCCAACATGCAGATTGTTGGCGACTTGCCTATCGAGGCTGCAGTCAGAATCGCCCGTATGAAGCAGAACGACATGCTCTCCTATGACCTGCGGAACGCGGTCAAGGAGGTCGTGGGCACCTGCGTGAGTATGGGGGTCAACGTCGACGGAAAGAGGCCCAAAGAGGCCCTTGCCGCGATCGACGCTGGCGAGTATGACAAAGTCCTCGCAGAATAG